Genomic window (Achromobacter sp. B7):
ACAGCTGGATGCAAACGCCGGCCGGCTACGAGATCCTGGACGGGCGCGTCGTGCCCACCGACTGGCTGGCCGTGATCTTCAACCCCTCGTTTCCGTATCGCCTGGCGCACATGGGCATCGCCGCCTTCCTGGCGACCGCGTTGATGGTGGGCGCGTCCGGCGCGTGGCACTTGCTGCGCGGCGACCGCAGCCCCGCCGTGAAGAAGATGTTCGCCATGGCCATGGGCATGCTGCTGCTGGTGGCGCCGCTGCAAGCGGTGGTGGGCGACTTTCATGGCCTCAATACCCTGAAGCACCAACCCGCGAAGATCGCCGCCATTGAAGGCCATTGGGACAACGAACCGGGCGCGGGCGTGCCGCTGACGCTGTTCGGCATTCCCGACATGGCGCGCGAAGAAACGCGCTTTGCGCTTAACGTGCCGCGCTTGGGCAGCCTGATCCTGACGCATAGCTGGGACGGCCAGTTCCCGGGGCTGAAGTCCTATCCGCCCGAAGACCGCCCCAATGCCACCGTGGTGTTCTGGTCGTTTCGCATCATGGCCGGGCTGGGCATGCTGATGATTCTGCTGGCCGGCTGGGCGCTGTGGACGCGCTGGCGCGGGCGGCTGTACGAGTCGCGCGCGCTGCAACGCTTTGCGCTGTGGATGGGGCCGTCCGGCATTGTCGCCATGCTGGCCGGCTGGTACGTCACCGAGATCGGCCGTCAACCCTGGATCGTCTACGGCGTGATGCGTACGGCCGACGCGGCCACGCCGCATGGCGTTGGCGAACTGACGTTGACGCTGGGCCTGTTCGTGGCGGTCTACCTGCTGGTGTTCGGCGCGGGCGTGTCGTACATGCTGCGCCTGATCCGCATGGGCCCCAGCCCCGCGCCCGGCCACGCGCCGCTGTCGGGTGGCCCGGGTGAAGCGCGCCAGCCGTCACGCCCGCTGTCCGCCGCGTCCACGCTGGCGGGGGTGGAACCCGCGCCGCACAACCGTTCCGGAGTCTGACGCCATGGGCATCGACCTTGCATTGATATGGGCCGTCATCATTTTGTTCGGCGTGATGATGTACGTGGTGATGGACGGCTTCGACCTGGGCATCGGCATTCTGTTTCCGCTGATCCGCATCCGCGATGAACGCGACGTCATGGTCAACACCGTGGCCCCCGTCTGGGACGGCAACGAGACCTGGCTGGTGCTGGGCGGGGCGGGGCTGATGGCGGCGTTTCCGTTGGCGTATGCGGTGATCCTCAGCGCGCTGCACCTGCCGCTGGTGTTCATGCTGCTGGGCCTGGTGTTTCGCGGCGTGGCGTTCGAATTCCGATTCAAGGCCGACGAACATCATCGCCCTTATTGGGACCTGGCCTTTGTCTTTGGCTCGGTCACCGCCACGTTCTTCCAGGGCGTGACGCTGGGCGCCTACATCGAAGGGATTCCGGTGGTGGGGCGCGCCTTTCACGGCGGCGCGTGGGACTGGGTCAGCCCGTTCTCGCTGTTCACCGGCGTGGGGCTGGTGGTGGGCTATGCCTTGCTGGGCTGCACCTGGCTGATCATGAAAACCGAAGGTCGGCTGCATCGCCACATGTGCGATATCGCCCGGCCGCTGACGTTGACGCTGCTGGCCGTGATCGCGGTGCTTAGCGTGTGGACGCCGCTGGCGCAGCCGCAGATTGCGCAGCGCTGGTTCAGCCTGCCCAATATGTTCTGGTTTTTCCCGGTGCCGGTGCTGGTGGCCGCCGCCGGCTTCGAGCTGATCCGGCGCGTGCGCGCCACGCCCGCCGCCGGGCCGTTCATGCTGTCGCTGGCGCTGGTGTTTCTGGCCTACACGGGCCTGGGCATCAGCATCTGGCCCGCCATCATTCCGCCTGACGTCTCCATCTGGACGGCCTCCGCGCCGCCGCAAAGCCAGGGCTTCGCGCTGGTCGGCGCGTTGCTGATCATTCCGATTATCCTGGCCTACACGGCGTGGTCGTACTACGTGTTTCGCGGCAAGGTCCGCACCGGCGAGGAGTTCCATTGATGCGTGTCTGGACAACATCTGCCTGGCCGCGCCGCCTGCTGTGGCTGGCGCTGCTGTGGGCCGCCAGCGTCGCCACCTTGGGCGTGGCGGCCTACGCGCTGCGGCTTCTGATGCGCGCCATCGGCATGTCGACATGACGGCGCACCGTCACACCCGTGTACCGCAACCGCCCTCTTTTTCCCCTTTTTGAAACGACACCGCCATGAAGCGCTATGAACGGTTGACCGAAGACATCACCGCCTCCATCAGTTCCGGCTTGCTGCAAGTCGGCGACCGCCTGCCCTCGGTGCGGCAGACCAGCACCAGCCGGGGCGTCAGCCCGTCAACGGTGTTCAAGGCCTATTACCTGCTGGAAGCGCGCGGCCTGATCCGCGCGCGCGATCGGTCCGGCTACTACGTGCTGCGCGCCCCGCACGCCGCGCTACCGGAACCCGACGCCCTGTCCAGCGCCACCGCCGGGCGTCACCCGGTGGACGTCAGCGACAACGTGCTGCAAGTGCTTAACGCCACGCTGCGCCGCGACATGGTGCCGTTTGGCTCGGCCTTTCCCAGCCCGTCGCTGCTGCCCTACGCGCGGCTGGGCAAGTTCATGGCGTCGGCGGCGCAGCGGCTGGATCCGTGGGGTTCCATTGACGACCTCAGCCCGGGCGACGCGGCGCTGCGCCGCGCCATTGCATTGCGCTATCTGGCCGATGGCCTGTCGGTGCCGGTGGACGACATCATCATCACCAACGGCGCGCTGGACGCGCTGAACCTCAGCCTGGCGGCGGTGACCCAGCCGGGCGATGCGGTCATCGTCGAATCCCCCACCTTCTATGCCGCGCTGCAATCGTTGGAGCGCAACCAGTTGCACGCCATCGAAGTGGCCACGCATCCGCGTGAAGGCATCGACCTGCAAGCGCTGGAACGCGCCATCGTGCAGCACCGTCCGCGCGCCTGCTGGCTGATGACCACGTTTCAGAACCCGCTGGGCAGCCTGATGCCCGACAGCAAGAAAGAAGCGCTGGTCAAGCTGCTGACGCGCCACGGCGTGGCGCTGATTGAAGACGACGTTTACGGCGAGCTGTACTTTGGCGAACACCGGCCGCGCCCGGCCAAGGCGTTCGACAAGGAAGGCATCGTGATGCATTGCTCGTCGTTCTCGAAGACGCTGGCGCCGGGTTATCGCGTGGGCTGGGTGGCGGGGGGACGCTACACCCGGCAGATCATGCGCAACAAGCTGACCACCAGCCTGGCCACCGCCGCGCCCACCCAGGCCGCCATCGCCGCCTATCTGGAAAAAGGCGGCTACGACCGCCACCTGCGCCAGTTCCGGCAGGCGCTGGCATTGCAGCAGGGCGAACTATTGCAGGCCGTGGCGCGCTACTTTCCCAAAGGCACGCGCGCCACGCGCCCGGCCGGCGGCTACTTCGTGTGGGTGGAGCTGCCCGAGCATATCGACACGCTGAAGGTGCATCGGGCGGCATTGGATCACGGCATCAGCATTGCACCAGGGCCGTTGTTTTCGTCATCGGGCGCGTTCGGAAATTTCATGCGTCTTAACCACGGGCACCCCTGGAGCGTCGACATGGAACAAGGCATGGTGACGTTGGGCAAGCTGATGGCTGGAGGGTAATACGGCGTGCCGGTTGAGAACGACCGGCAGGCGCTCAGCGCCGCGTGTCGGCGCCCGCGCGCGCGGCTTCCACGTCCTGCATCAGGCTGGCTGCTTCGTGACGCAAAGGCATCACCACCCGGCCTTGGCGGTCGATAGCGCCCCATTGGCCGCCCGCCATGTAGTAGTGCTCGCCCCCGGCGGCAGGCACCTTGCGGCAGCCCTGGCACACCACGGCCAGCCCGCCTTCAAAACGGTCGACCCAATCGTAAGGCGTCGTGATGACGCGATTGAGCTGGGCGTCGTAATACGC
Coding sequences:
- the cydB gene encoding cytochrome d ubiquinol oxidase subunit II; translation: MGIDLALIWAVIILFGVMMYVVMDGFDLGIGILFPLIRIRDERDVMVNTVAPVWDGNETWLVLGGAGLMAAFPLAYAVILSALHLPLVFMLLGLVFRGVAFEFRFKADEHHRPYWDLAFVFGSVTATFFQGVTLGAYIEGIPVVGRAFHGGAWDWVSPFSLFTGVGLVVGYALLGCTWLIMKTEGRLHRHMCDIARPLTLTLLAVIAVLSVWTPLAQPQIAQRWFSLPNMFWFFPVPVLVAAAGFELIRRVRATPAAGPFMLSLALVFLAYTGLGISIWPAIIPPDVSIWTASAPPQSQGFALVGALLIIPIILAYTAWSYYVFRGKVRTGEEFH
- a CDS encoding DUF2474 family protein, translated to MRVWTTSAWPRRLLWLALLWAASVATLGVAAYALRLLMRAIGMST
- a CDS encoding PLP-dependent aminotransferase family protein translates to MKRYERLTEDITASISSGLLQVGDRLPSVRQTSTSRGVSPSTVFKAYYLLEARGLIRARDRSGYYVLRAPHAALPEPDALSSATAGRHPVDVSDNVLQVLNATLRRDMVPFGSAFPSPSLLPYARLGKFMASAAQRLDPWGSIDDLSPGDAALRRAIALRYLADGLSVPVDDIIITNGALDALNLSLAAVTQPGDAVIVESPTFYAALQSLERNQLHAIEVATHPREGIDLQALERAIVQHRPRACWLMTTFQNPLGSLMPDSKKEALVKLLTRHGVALIEDDVYGELYFGEHRPRPAKAFDKEGIVMHCSSFSKTLAPGYRVGWVAGGRYTRQIMRNKLTTSLATAAPTQAAIAAYLEKGGYDRHLRQFRQALALQQGELLQAVARYFPKGTRATRPAGGYFVWVELPEHIDTLKVHRAALDHGISIAPGPLFSSSGAFGNFMRLNHGHPWSVDMEQGMVTLGKLMAGG